The genomic window CATTTTTTTTCCTGAAGACGTTGTTTTTGGAAAACCTTCTTTATAGTTCGGATGctatcttattttcttttttctatcttttttctttttgtggTGCATCCTAGATGTTTTGGACATCTTGTTGATGTAGAGACTGCATGAAATTTATATATGCTTGATTTTAATATATTCCCCGTCTAAAAATATATCCATGGTTCAACGATAGACCAACAAGTATCACTTTCGTTTGTCCAGTGCTAGATAAGATTGTAAAAAATATATATGGAGTGACGCTTCTgtgagaagctggggagggggggcGATTCTCCCAAAAGAACTGACCTGCCTCCATCCTGGGTTATAAGTCTTCTCTGTATTTTGTGTCAATATTTTACTagatatttaactaacaaaatattaatgtatgtcataaaaaattatatccTTGCATTATAGTTGAACATTGTTTTCAATTAAATTTTtgtacatgcattaatattttgttagttaaatttaagatTAAAATTTGACACATAATACAAAAATACTAATAAACCAAGACGAAGGTAAATAGTAATATGTTGGAATTTCAGCAATGATCTTTATCTTACCAGTGGTACTAGGAGTACTATTGCAAGGCCCTTTACCTATGGCTGTCAAACAATCTCTGCGCTCCCAAGTACTAGAATATGCATGCGTCTGTTGAGAGGAGGATGTGACAATTGCCTCGATTATTTTAGGCACCTTGGTCTAAGAGCTCACCAGTGATTTTACTGCTAGGTTATCACTACAGTATCACTCTATCTAGGACCCATTGCTCTGACAGAGAAGACTTGTGCATTAACACGCTGAGCTGAGCTGAGCTCGCACCCTCTCAATTATCGGAGTGCAAGAATGCGCCCCAAGATGGACCTGACCTGCTATATCAATCAATAGACGCCAGGACTGCACATCACGGGATGATTCTTCAACCGCCAACTGTTCCATGCATGCAGTAATCATACAAACATGCATTACTGTCCCTTACCAGGGCCAGACgtcaaggaccctggcgtctggacccttaccaggaccagacgccagggaccctggcgtctggcccctttgccacgtcagctgGTCAACATGGTCGTGGGTCGTGCGGGCCAGGGACCAGACGCCATGGTCCCTGGCGTCTCCAAtgcaacccagacgccagggatgttGGCGTCACCAAAAAAGGTCAGATTAGGAATTTTTTTGCAACCGAGGTCAATTCGGGAATTTGTTAGCACAAAGGGTCAAAACAGTGATTTTGTCCACGGTGAGACGACCCCTTCTGGAGGTGGCTCGGTGTGTTCGAATCCCTAGGTGTTCGGTGGGTTCTCATGGGGACTCAGCTTCGATCCTCTTTAATAGTCTTGGTTGTAGTTTGTAATGGGTGGACTCTCTTATTTTTATTGTTGGGTGTTGGGGTTTGTGGTACTTGTGCCACACGCCCGTCGTCATTATATTTCTTTCGACCTGCTTGTTGGAAGGTATCCTCACCACTTTGTATGTATGTGTCTTTATCTTTAAAAGGGAGTACTATATGAAGTAGTGAGAACCTAAGGTTATATTGGATGATCAAAATTCCTATTGAATTAGTTCAAACCTTCTTTTTCATTTTGTATATTCTTTTCAAAGACTAATAGTGTTTACATTTCGATCAAGGAAATTGCTTTGGGTATGATATGTGTCCGACCGGCATACGAAACTAGGATTCTAGGTTCATGGTTCAAGTGGTGATTTCATCTCACGGTGGTTTGCCAGTGTTGGACATCCGTTCTGCAGAAAATCGTCGTATGCCCAACACTGCTCATCAATCTACCGTGTCTTTTGTTCCTCTACTgtttatcttctatatctaaatagctaacTATCTCCATTAaattatttctctcaacatgcaaacatgccacctcatcatgtaacatgcatgaaaaaagaCCCACACACACTAACCTATTTCTCTAAaatgcaagcatgccacatcatgCAACATGCATGAAAAAGACTCACCTCCACATGCAAATATGCATGGGAATTTCCTTTTTGTTGTGATATTTATATTTAATAAATGTTATGCAACTATATACAAAAATCAAACATATTTTCAGTCCTGCCTCTTATATTATTACTCAAAATATTCATATTTCGTACAAGGAATCTCATCGAAATGTGTTGCAAACTACTCCTAATTAATACGACAAACAGAGAAACTATCGTGCAGGGCATCACCTAATTAATACGACAAGCAGAGAAACTATAATACCCTCTATTACTTAATGTTGTGTTTGCTTTTTTGAAATGTCAAATCTCATAAACTTTGTCCAAATTTACGGAGAAAAAACATCTACATCTACAATGCCAAGATTATATGATTAGATTTATTATAAGATGCAGTTTTATACTTTATACTTGGTATTGCAGATATAAATAATTATCTCTGACAACTAAATTTACAAAGTTTGATTGTTAATAAAAATCTACGCGTACTAGTACATTATTACACAGAGGGAGTATAGAGCTTCGGCTTCAAAACACTTTAGTTTGTTCACTGTAGTATCTTCCCCACCTGCCAAGGACCAAGCAGGCTACACCAAATTTATGGTGGCTCGTTTTGCTCTTTGACTGTTGCAACTTTGGGTGTCACATTAACTCAGCCGCTTGCTCCTTTACTGTGCCGTGCGCTTGCTGTCTCTCTCAGAGTCTCACCCTTCCTCCTCTCGTCTTCTCTTCTCCAGCCGTTCACCAGAGAcagcagagggagagagagagagagaggtttgtTCCATGCGAACGCAGGCTGCTAGTTCGGCCATGGAGATGGAGCTGCCCAATCTCAATGTCCCGGTGAAGCAAGAAATCGTTGTGCATACTGCAGGAGCCCAAGgaagaggaggtggtggcggcgccaTCGCGGAGGCGTCGGAACACGGCACGAGGAGGACGGAGCCCACCGTGAGGATTGAAGCCAACATGCTTGACTGCCCCATCTGCTCCTCCCCCTTCAAGCCTCCCGTCTTCCAGGTTGGTGTAGTAGTAGAGCAATTTCTGAGGTTTGGCTACTCAACATCCCATGAACTGAATCGAATTTAGCAGCAGCTGCACGCACCGATTTTAGTAGTATTTTCTTACTTCCCTCCCTCGATCTGTCTAGTGCAAAGGCGGGCACCTGGCTTGCGGCAGCTGCGTCGCCAAGCTCCCCTGGAAGCAGTGCCAGAGGTGCGACCACGGCGGCGACTTCCACGGCTGCCCCTTTGTGGACGCCTTCGTCTCCTCGGCCAGGATGAAGTGCGACCACCACGGATGCGGCCGCCAGGTCACCTACCACAAGCTCGACGACCACAAGAGCGCGTGCCCGCTCGCGCCCTGCAAGTGCCCGGTGTCCGGCTGCGGCttcgaaggcccgccgccggcgctccgcCACCACCTCAGCGCCGTCCATTCCATGCCGGTGCACGCGGttcagtacggcaaggtgctccagctcgAGGTGCCCGTGTCGGAGCCGCGCCGcctgctgttcgcggaggaggacggccgtgcGTTCCTCGTGGTCGGCGGCTCGCTCGGCCTGGGCGTGCCCATCGCCTTGTCGGTGGTGTGCATCAGGGCGGGGGCGTCCCCGccgccgcactacgtggccaaggtGTGGGCGAACGGGCCGCCGGCGGCCGCCAACGACAGGACCGACACGGTCCGGGCGGACATCCAGGTGACGAGCAGCAAGGAGCCCGGCGCCGTCGCCGTggaggagctgaccttcttgacggTGCCGcacaagctgctggccggggctggcCCGTCCAGGGCGGTGTCCCTCCACCTTCGCATTGACAAGATCACCTCCTAAATGATTCTGCTATGCCTAGGGTTCTACTGATCTTCTTGATACTAATAAGGCTTAGTCTAGTTTGGTTTAATTTAGCTTAACCGATGATGGATTTTGGTAGCATGCATCGATTCGTTCAACATCAGATGAGTACTTGTTAGTTCCCACATGATTAGTACAAGGAAGAGGTATCTTGTGGCTGTTTTTTTTTATTTGACGTTAGTATCTTGTGGCTGTTGGATGTAAGATCTTTGGGTAGCATGTAAACCAAATATATGCTGACTATATGTTTGTTAAGAAATTGTCCCTCCACGTTCGCATTGACAAGATCACCATAGTCTGACCGGCATGTCAATCTCGCCGCCACCACCGTTCAACTTGACCGAGTTCGACTAAATTAGATTAGTTGTGTGGTTTGGTGAATTATATGTTTGTGAACTATATGACTAAGAATGCAGTTTGTCAGGACACGTTAGGCCAACTCACCGCGCGACCCCGTCCTGTCCGGGGCCCTTCGTTTGTGGTAAAACGAACAAACtgggcggcccagcgcgcgggagcaaacgaATTTTTATCCGTTTTGTGTCTGTTTTCGATCCAtccgcggcccaagtttgcgccgcttttggggtgaaacggacaccacgcggaCGCGACGGCCGTCTGCGCGTGTcttcccctggcccgcccgtcggtggcaaaggacgggcctttttctatccgccccctccctccctccggccgcatcccactccactcttctccactcttccccactcttcccCTCGCCGCCACCGCTACCATTGCAGCCGTGCAACTCGGACGCGCGCTCACCCAGCCCCTTCTCCTCGTCaccgccgagctacccaaccacggccacctggtttgcgcacctgccggccggatttggggcggatccggtcggtcttgagctcgcccggctgtgggaggccgggccgcgccatggactgaccgggcacctcgccggaaggccctggcagggccgcaaggccacatgcaggcagtggctcgtcctctagccgctcggatctgcaccgtcggtggtccgccggcagatacacgaatggcggtcggccgggctcggtgcttgcccaaaagctcgtaGGCACACCGTTGCCCCTCatcaagtgcgaccactgcccaaggatgatcgtgcgccgcgtgtctacaacgccggaacatcccggatgggtgttcatcaagtgcctaaacgatggggtatgtgctctttttagcttcggtttgtgctttcggattagactagttgtgctaactttaagttttattatgtagaatggatgcaagttttggtattggggagaagagtacatcgatatattgatagagccaaatttagtacatgttcgtgcacttttagctagcctagaggatgtagatgagacaagtgcacttgttgctagattagaggctaggcACGATACTACGTATGAGGAAGCAAACatcgacttctggcttgaagaagaaaggagggtgcaacgtcgagcctcctccacagatcaataatgagtgcatcgagaaggccctaacccaactcaagggagcagttatagaagttggatatcttctcaaatgtattcttgtcgttcttgttttctttgaccttgctttactagtcaaaatgtgatgatgtattgtcatgtatcaaaaatgaatgatgaaaaaaagtttaaggacttgcaaagaaatgTGCACGCGGACAAGATGCGGCCCGGATGCGTCCACGCGCTggacgcacggccaccgcatcccggaAATTGaacggacacgaccccattgccctacccaaacggacagaatccggacaaaacggacgtccgtttgggatcACGCGGTGGATTTGGCCTTACATCTGTTAAGTTTAGTAAGATCATATCCCACATTGTGTGTTTTGTAAAGCAATAATTACTTGTCAACTGGACCATCACACCCTCTCATCCGAAGAGGCACATCTTAATCTCAAGCGTTGGTTTTATTAGAGGGGTTGTACGTGAAGTGGAACCCAAAGTTATATTATCCCAAATAAAAACTCCACCTACATAGCAATACTTTAAAGATAAAAAAAAAGATCAGTTCTTTGAAAAGTTAAAACAAACATTATCGGCATGCTAAAATTATTGGCACCTATCTTTCCTTTTGGGGTATGCTCTGCTGGCTCCAACATTTGCCACAATGGCCGCCCCAGTTTTCCTCTTAGGTCTTCACCCTCCCCTCTCTTTCATTATTTCCCCACTAAAACACACGGTGTGACCAGAAATAACCATGAAGGAAGGGGAGAGTCGTGCAACAAGGGTGAGTGCCAAGGAGGTGAAGTCGGAGTCGGAGAAAGGGGAGGTGACGATGCAGGACGAAGGCGAAGCAGGGGATGCGTTGGTGGCGGTGGAATCCATGGCACCGACGCAGATCGACGTGAGGATGGACGTGACACTCCTCCATTGCCAGGGCTGCCTCCTCCCCCTCAAGCCCCCCGTGTTCAAGGTTATCTCTCCTCTCACACCAAAGCGACCAATTTTTTTGAAAGAACAAAAAAAACCTCTTTCTATATCTTTTTGAGAGGATTCCTTTGAGATCTTCGGAAGATGACACATTTATTTTATTTTCACGTGGATGCAAGACATTTGTTATCTTCTTCATCTATATTGTGTGCATCGCAATGATGCAGAGACCAAATGTTATACTCCTTTTGTTAAAACAAACTTGCGTGTGGTTGCGTTTACTGTGGCAGTGCGATGCCGTAGGGCACGTAGTGTGCTACTACTGCCGTGCCGGGCACCGCACCGTCTGCAGCCGTGCCAACACCCACTGCGGCCAGCTGGACAAGGTGGTCGGCGCCGCCAAGGTGCCATGCCCCTACAAGGCGTTCGGCTGCGAGCGCTACGTGGTGTTCCATGAGGCTGCGGACCACCAGCGCGTGTGCCTGTCCGCGCCCTGCACCTGCCCGGAGTCCGCATGCGCTTTCATGGGCTCCCGCGCGATGCTGGTCGACCACTTCGCCGCCGATCACCAGCGCCCCGCCGTCACGGTCCGCTATGGCCGGTCTTGGAGCCTAAGCTTCTCCCTGTCGCACGGCTGGCACCTGCTCGTCGGGGAGGAGGACCGCAGCGTGTTCCTCGTCTCCCTCTGCCTGCTCGGTGCGGGCACCGCCGTGTCACTGATGTGCATCAGGCCGGACGGCGAGGCTGAGACGGGGCCCCGGTTCTGGTGCAAGCTCTCCATTGAGCGTCGTGGCGGCGACAAGGACTACGACCTAGTTCTCATGACCTCGCCGGTGATCAGCAACGCGCTGTCCACGTGCGCGCCGGCGTTGGGCCAGGGGATGTTCTTGGTGGTGCCCCAGGAGCTGCTCTCCGGCGACATGCTCACCCTCAGCGTCCGGATCGATCTGATCCCACCTGCCGCCGTCGCTCCCAAGTCAACTACACCGCAGGCCAGGGTGCCGCGGAGGATGCAGTGAAGTAAGTGTTTGATCTCCTTCATGTTATGGATGATTAGTGCAGCTAAGTTAGATGATTAGTATGAATGTATGACTAGAGGCTAAACCACACATGTGCAagctaattaacctaatcaatcAAGATTATGGTAACAAGTTCAGTAGTAATTTAACTAAGCAGCAGTGAAGGATTACTACTGGCTATGGATGATTAGTATAAATTTATGATTATTCTGGCATCTGATGGTTAAGCTGTTTAGGCAATATCATTACTAGATCAGTTTAACAAGATTTTTTTTTTTGCTGCGAGCAAGCTTGACCTGATGCTCAAAGAACCTTAAAGTTCAACCGAAGATGCCATTGTGGACAGAGTCGCATTTCAAAGAGTTTTCCCCCCTCTCGGAGACGGGTCAAGTTGTGTGAGGATCATGCTTCTTTCAAAGTTTGTCTTCATGGTTCACATAAATCCTGGTGTGTTTTGATGTAAACCTTTTGGTATTCGATGACTTGGAACTTCTATGTTTAATAAACTGATTGTGCGCATCACATGATGTAGATGCCTGATGCAGAGGCCTGGGTTACCCCTTTCTGAAAAAAAAGATGAACAACAGTTGTGTCCATTGTCCAACATAGCGTCAAATATAagctttgattttttttttgtaatTCATCTGTGAACACAAGTAAAATGTAGCTTTCGCACACCAAACcataagattttttttgaattttttcacaATGCAATGGACCTGACAAATT from Triticum aestivum cultivar Chinese Spring chromosome 3B, IWGSC CS RefSeq v2.1, whole genome shotgun sequence includes these protein-coding regions:
- the LOC123064380 gene encoding putative E3 ubiquitin-protein ligase SINA-like 6, whose product is MRTQAASSAMEMELPNLNVPVKQEIVVHTAGAQGRGGGGGAIAEASEHGTRRTEPTVRIEANMLDCPICSSPFKPPVFQCKGGHLACGSCVAKLPWKQCQRCDHGGDFHGCPFVDAFVSSARMKCDHHGCGRQVTYHKLDDHKSACPLAPCKCPVSGCGFEGPPPALRHHLSAVHSMPVHAVQYGKVLQLEVPVSEPRRLLFAEEDGRAFLVVGGSLGLGVPIALSVVCIRAGASPPPHYVAKVWANGPPAAANDRTDTVRADIQVTSSKEPGAVAVEELTFLTVPHKLLAGAGPSRAVSLHLRIDKITS
- the LOC123067157 gene encoding putative E3 ubiquitin-protein ligase SINA-like 6 — protein: MKEGESRATRVSAKEVKSESEKGEVTMQDEGEAGDALVAVESMAPTQIDVRMDVTLLHCQGCLLPLKPPVFKCDAVGHVVCYYCRAGHRTVCSRANTHCGQLDKVVGAAKVPCPYKAFGCERYVVFHEAADHQRVCLSAPCTCPESACAFMGSRAMLVDHFAADHQRPAVTVRYGRSWSLSFSLSHGWHLLVGEEDRSVFLVSLCLLGAGTAVSLMCIRPDGEAETGPRFWCKLSIERRGGDKDYDLVLMTSPVISNALSTCAPALGQGMFLVVPQELLSGDMLTLSVRIDLIPPAAVAPKSTTPQARVPRRMQ